In a single window of the Leopardus geoffroyi isolate Oge1 chromosome D2, O.geoffroyi_Oge1_pat1.0, whole genome shotgun sequence genome:
- the RBM34 gene encoding RNA-binding protein 34 isoform X1, translating to MGTPVEGKNKRKKKKGAQERDNPEDGVRGSLAGDYVVGQVASSLLQGSRPSRNSTARLASLFSSSEPQLQPVYVPVPKETTKKRKRDEEEEGASQIQGPLLQEPSQKMKVKKKLSAADKKLANRENALASADLEEEIHQKQGQKRSASQSGIKAADKKVLDDVDHTVVNQRKKIEINQEKERLKNERTVFVGNLPVTCNKKKLKSFFKEYGQIESVRFRSLIPAEGTLSKKLAAIKRKIHPDQKNINAYVVFKDESAATKALKRNGTQFADGFRVRVDLASETSSRDKRSVFVGNLPYKVEESAIEEHFLDCGSIVAVRIVRDPATGVGRGFGYVLFENTDAVHLALKLNNSELMGRKLRVMRSVNKEKLKPNSNPSSKNVGKPKQGLHFDSKNVGHSKSLFIGEKAVLLKKKKKGQKKNGRTKKQKKQK from the exons ATGGGGACGCCGgtggaaggaaagaacaagaggaagaaaaagaaaggtgccCAGGAGAG AGACAACCCGGAGGACGGCGTTCGCGGGAGTCTGGCCGGAGACTATGTGGTTGGACAAGTCGCCAGCAGCTTGCTCCAGGGCAGTCGCCCCTCCAGAAATAGTACAGCTCGGTTGGCGTCCCTCTTCAGctcttctgagcctcagctccaACCCGTGTATGTGCCTGTGCCTAAA gaaaccaccaaaaaaaggaaacgggatgaggaggaagaaggtgCATCCCAAATTCAAGGACCACTTTTGCAAGAACCTTcacaaaaaatgaaagtgaagaaGAAACTTTCTGCTGCAGACAAAAAGTTGGCAAACAG GGAAAATGCCCTAGCAAGTGCTGATTTAGAAGAAGAAATTCACCAAAAACAAGGACAGAAAAGGAGTGCTTCTCAATCTGGTATTAAAGCAGCAGATAAAAAAGTACTTGATGATGTAGATCACACAGttgtaaatcagagaaagaaaattgaaatcaaccaagaaaaagaaagattaaagaatGAGAGAACGGTGTTTGTTGGGAATTTGCCTGTCACGTGTAATAAGAAG aagctgaagtcattttttaaagagtatggaCAGATAGAATCTGTACGATTTCGTTCTCTG atTCCAGCAGAGGGAACTCTGTCCAAAAAGTTGGCAGCAATAAA acGTAAAATTCATCCTGATCAGAAAAACATTAATGCTTATGTTGTGTTTAAGGATGAGAGCGCTGCTACAAAAGCATTGAAAAG AAATGGGACCCAGTTTGCAGATGGATTTCGTGTTAGAGTTGATCTGGCATCCGAGACTTCATCT AGGGACAAGAGATCAGTATTTGTGGGGAATCTCCCGTACA AAGTGGAAGAATCTGCAATTGAGGAACACTTTTTGGACTGTGGGAGTATTGTGGCGGTTAGGATTGTGAGAGACCCAGCCACTGGAGTCGGCAGAGGCTTCGGCTACGTACTCTTTGAG AATACAGATGCTGTTCATCTTGCTCTGAAGTTAAATAATTCTGAACTGATGGGAAGGAAACTCAGAGTCATGCGTTCtgtcaataaagaaaaattaaagccaaattcaaatcccagttcGAAGAATGTCGGTAAACCTAAGCAGGGACTTCATTTTGATTCAAAAAATGTAGGACATTCTAAAAGTTTGTTTATTGGAGAAAAAGCTGTTCtccttaagaagaaaaagaaagggcagaagaaaaatggacggactaagaaacagaaaaaacagaaGTAA
- the RBM34 gene encoding RNA-binding protein 34 isoform X2: protein MGTPVEGKNKRKKKKGAQERDNPEDGVRGSLAGDYVVGQVASSLLQGSRPSRNSTARLASLFSSSEPQLQPVYVPVPKETTKKRKRDEEEEGASQIQGPLLQEPSQKMKVKKKLSAADKKLANRENALASADLEEEIHQKQGQKRSASQSGIKAADKKVLDDVDHTVVNQRKKIEINQEKERLKNERTVFVGNLPVTCNKKIPAEGTLSKKLAAIKRKIHPDQKNINAYVVFKDESAATKALKRNGTQFADGFRVRVDLASETSSRDKRSVFVGNLPYKVEESAIEEHFLDCGSIVAVRIVRDPATGVGRGFGYVLFENTDAVHLALKLNNSELMGRKLRVMRSVNKEKLKPNSNPSSKNVGKPKQGLHFDSKNVGHSKSLFIGEKAVLLKKKKKGQKKNGRTKKQKKQK from the exons ATGGGGACGCCGgtggaaggaaagaacaagaggaagaaaaagaaaggtgccCAGGAGAG AGACAACCCGGAGGACGGCGTTCGCGGGAGTCTGGCCGGAGACTATGTGGTTGGACAAGTCGCCAGCAGCTTGCTCCAGGGCAGTCGCCCCTCCAGAAATAGTACAGCTCGGTTGGCGTCCCTCTTCAGctcttctgagcctcagctccaACCCGTGTATGTGCCTGTGCCTAAA gaaaccaccaaaaaaaggaaacgggatgaggaggaagaaggtgCATCCCAAATTCAAGGACCACTTTTGCAAGAACCTTcacaaaaaatgaaagtgaagaaGAAACTTTCTGCTGCAGACAAAAAGTTGGCAAACAG GGAAAATGCCCTAGCAAGTGCTGATTTAGAAGAAGAAATTCACCAAAAACAAGGACAGAAAAGGAGTGCTTCTCAATCTGGTATTAAAGCAGCAGATAAAAAAGTACTTGATGATGTAGATCACACAGttgtaaatcagagaaagaaaattgaaatcaaccaagaaaaagaaagattaaagaatGAGAGAACGGTGTTTGTTGGGAATTTGCCTGTCACGTGTAATAAGAAG atTCCAGCAGAGGGAACTCTGTCCAAAAAGTTGGCAGCAATAAA acGTAAAATTCATCCTGATCAGAAAAACATTAATGCTTATGTTGTGTTTAAGGATGAGAGCGCTGCTACAAAAGCATTGAAAAG AAATGGGACCCAGTTTGCAGATGGATTTCGTGTTAGAGTTGATCTGGCATCCGAGACTTCATCT AGGGACAAGAGATCAGTATTTGTGGGGAATCTCCCGTACA AAGTGGAAGAATCTGCAATTGAGGAACACTTTTTGGACTGTGGGAGTATTGTGGCGGTTAGGATTGTGAGAGACCCAGCCACTGGAGTCGGCAGAGGCTTCGGCTACGTACTCTTTGAG AATACAGATGCTGTTCATCTTGCTCTGAAGTTAAATAATTCTGAACTGATGGGAAGGAAACTCAGAGTCATGCGTTCtgtcaataaagaaaaattaaagccaaattcaaatcccagttcGAAGAATGTCGGTAAACCTAAGCAGGGACTTCATTTTGATTCAAAAAATGTAGGACATTCTAAAAGTTTGTTTATTGGAGAAAAAGCTGTTCtccttaagaagaaaaagaaagggcagaagaaaaatggacggactaagaaacagaaaaaacagaaGTAA
- the RBM34 gene encoding RNA-binding protein 34 isoform X3 has protein sequence MWLDKSPAACSRAVAPPEIVQLGWRPSSALLSLSSNPCMCLCLKENALASADLEEEIHQKQGQKRSASQSGIKAADKKVLDDVDHTVVNQRKKIEINQEKERLKNERTVFVGNLPVTCNKKKLKSFFKEYGQIESVRFRSLIPAEGTLSKKLAAIKRKIHPDQKNINAYVVFKDESAATKALKRNGTQFADGFRVRVDLASETSSRDKRSVFVGNLPYKVEESAIEEHFLDCGSIVAVRIVRDPATGVGRGFGYVLFENTDAVHLALKLNNSELMGRKLRVMRSVNKEKLKPNSNPSSKNVGKPKQGLHFDSKNVGHSKSLFIGEKAVLLKKKKKGQKKNGRTKKQKKQK, from the exons ATGTGGTTGGACAAGTCGCCAGCAGCTTGCTCCAGGGCAGTCGCCCCTCCAGAAATAGTACAGCTCGGTTGGCGTCCCTCTTCAGctcttctgagcctcagctccaACCCGTGTATGTGCCTGTGCCTAAA GGAAAATGCCCTAGCAAGTGCTGATTTAGAAGAAGAAATTCACCAAAAACAAGGACAGAAAAGGAGTGCTTCTCAATCTGGTATTAAAGCAGCAGATAAAAAAGTACTTGATGATGTAGATCACACAGttgtaaatcagagaaagaaaattgaaatcaaccaagaaaaagaaagattaaagaatGAGAGAACGGTGTTTGTTGGGAATTTGCCTGTCACGTGTAATAAGAAG aagctgaagtcattttttaaagagtatggaCAGATAGAATCTGTACGATTTCGTTCTCTG atTCCAGCAGAGGGAACTCTGTCCAAAAAGTTGGCAGCAATAAA acGTAAAATTCATCCTGATCAGAAAAACATTAATGCTTATGTTGTGTTTAAGGATGAGAGCGCTGCTACAAAAGCATTGAAAAG AAATGGGACCCAGTTTGCAGATGGATTTCGTGTTAGAGTTGATCTGGCATCCGAGACTTCATCT AGGGACAAGAGATCAGTATTTGTGGGGAATCTCCCGTACA AAGTGGAAGAATCTGCAATTGAGGAACACTTTTTGGACTGTGGGAGTATTGTGGCGGTTAGGATTGTGAGAGACCCAGCCACTGGAGTCGGCAGAGGCTTCGGCTACGTACTCTTTGAG AATACAGATGCTGTTCATCTTGCTCTGAAGTTAAATAATTCTGAACTGATGGGAAGGAAACTCAGAGTCATGCGTTCtgtcaataaagaaaaattaaagccaaattcaaatcccagttcGAAGAATGTCGGTAAACCTAAGCAGGGACTTCATTTTGATTCAAAAAATGTAGGACATTCTAAAAGTTTGTTTATTGGAGAAAAAGCTGTTCtccttaagaagaaaaagaaagggcagaagaaaaatggacggactaagaaacagaaaaaacagaaGTAA